From Enterococcus wangshanyuanii, the proteins below share one genomic window:
- a CDS encoding helix-turn-helix domain-containing protein — protein sequence MYTFSKEQFDCFFDFLKTLDCYNKTQDGMIEELNNFETNPKRQIASFVCQNTKERLTYRAPYIRILYVLIGSVKILIDDKELLYKAGCLVLANEWTVVEYEEMEAETTMLSFYFKKEYFNDSLLAQFAEEPIIYRFFVESIKETEENSHYFIFQFSPNEDIHVYALLLLKQIVKMRYFNNKVTKSAFVLFVVEISQLSDKGLCVKDSNLSSGVLVEEILAHIETHLTTVTLSETAEKFHFHPNYLSAFIKKQTDKNFSDWVIHYRLRYAETYLRQTDLPIQTIIEEIGYQDKAFFFKLFKDHYQTTPGKYRKLAKNNAQ from the coding sequence ATGTATACTTTTTCTAAAGAACAATTCGACTGCTTTTTTGACTTTTTAAAAACCCTGGATTGTTATAATAAAACCCAAGATGGAATGATTGAAGAACTTAATAATTTTGAAACCAATCCCAAACGACAAATCGCCTCTTTCGTCTGTCAAAACACAAAAGAACGGCTGACCTACCGTGCACCTTATATTCGAATTTTATACGTTCTTATCGGATCTGTAAAAATTTTGATCGATGATAAGGAATTGTTATATAAAGCTGGTTGCTTAGTTCTAGCAAATGAATGGACGGTGGTTGAATATGAGGAAATGGAAGCCGAAACGACCATGCTTAGCTTCTATTTTAAAAAGGAGTATTTTAATGATTCTTTGCTCGCTCAATTTGCGGAAGAACCCATCATATATCGCTTTTTTGTGGAGAGCATCAAGGAAACGGAAGAAAATAGCCATTATTTCATCTTTCAGTTTTCTCCAAATGAAGATATCCATGTTTATGCTCTGCTATTGTTGAAACAAATCGTAAAAATGCGCTATTTTAATAATAAAGTGACAAAATCTGCCTTCGTTTTGTTCGTTGTCGAAATCAGCCAACTTTCTGATAAAGGCTTATGTGTAAAAGATTCAAACCTATCTTCTGGCGTTTTAGTTGAAGAAATCCTAGCGCATATAGAAACTCACCTTACAACGGTCACTTTATCTGAAACAGCAGAGAAATTTCACTTTCATCCTAACTACCTTTCCGCATTTATCAAAAAACAGACAGATAAAAATTTTTCAGACTGGGTGATTCATTATCGTTTGCGTTATGCCGAAACCTATTTACGTCAAACAGATCTTCCTATTCAAACAATTATTGAAGAGATCGGCTATCAGGATAAAGCATTCTTTTTCAAATTATTTAAAGATCATTACCAAACAACTCCTGGAAAATATCGAAAGCTAGCGAAAAACAACGCACAATAA
- a CDS encoding DMT family transporter, which translates to MDTTAQKRVPTKMMIAIAAIVTNVIWGTPFKLIKIMNDEMGISRDALGDNYIGQVLATISIRFFIAGIMTLIFAMFIKQNIFKVTKTQWKEVVIMGLLSTTAAYFFFNIGNVNISSTINSTILAQSTIFFAAILAHFAYKNDKLTVPKVVALVIGFAGLIISQLTGGTTINDMFEFALTGEGFMLIYGLIAALATMLAKKIGSTLNSFVMTGWNLIIGSVFLFVIGLFMGGTLSYINWTPLGVVLLIILAAASAIPFSLWYWCAQYANLGEITVYKFIMPISGSLLAVILGERFTMPLAFGLILVCLSIILINRPPKSFQALTKFTKKESESV; encoded by the coding sequence ATGGACACAACGGCTCAAAAAAGAGTACCAACAAAAATGATGATTGCCATTGCAGCTATTGTAACGAATGTCATTTGGGGAACACCATTTAAATTAATCAAAATCATGAATGATGAGATGGGAATTTCCAGAGATGCTTTAGGAGATAATTATATTGGACAGGTTTTGGCAACGATCAGTATTCGCTTTTTTATTGCAGGGATCATGACATTGATTTTTGCGATGTTTATCAAACAAAATATTTTTAAGGTGACAAAAACCCAATGGAAAGAAGTTGTGATCATGGGGCTCTTGTCTACAACGGCTGCGTATTTCTTTTTTAATATCGGGAATGTGAATATTTCTTCAACGATCAACTCAACGATTCTTGCGCAATCCACAATTTTTTTTGCAGCGATTTTAGCTCATTTTGCTTATAAAAATGATAAATTGACTGTACCGAAAGTAGTTGCCTTGGTGATTGGTTTCGCAGGCTTGATCATTTCTCAGCTGACTGGTGGAACAACGATCAACGATATGTTTGAATTTGCTTTGACGGGAGAAGGATTCATGTTGATTTATGGATTGATCGCGGCACTGGCTACGATGTTAGCAAAAAAAATCGGTTCTACGCTGAATTCATTTGTAATGACGGGCTGGAATTTGATTATTGGTTCTGTTTTTTTATTTGTCATTGGTTTATTTATGGGCGGCACCTTAAGTTATATCAACTGGACGCCATTAGGTGTGGTGTTATTGATTATTTTAGCTGCTGCATCAGCGATTCCATTTAGCCTATGGTACTGGTGTGCACAGTATGCTAATCTAGGAGAGATTACTGTTTATAAATTCATCATGCCGATTTCTGGCAGCTTACTAGCAGTTATTTTAGGTGAACGTTTCACGATGCCTTTAGCATTTGGGTTGATTTTAGTTTGTTTGTCGATCATTTTGATCAATCGGCCGCCAAAATCATTTCAGGCATTAACAAAATTTACCAAAAAAGAAAGCGAATCAGTTTAG
- the proC gene encoding pyrroline-5-carboxylate reductase yields the protein MKIGFIGTGNMAGAIVQGITAKNFVKGKDVYLFDVLTDKVKELAAQVDGNVCSSAGEVIEQVDAIVLSVKPNIIQKVVEETKSVVLKKKPLLISIAAGTTLDKLEGLVGTSTLPIIRVMPNVNAMIGLGAAAVAGNQNTSKEQIQYVVDLFNAVGKAWEVEEKDFSAYTAVAGSSPAYAYLFIDSIARAGVKHGLTKEKALEYAAQAVLGSAQMILDSDENPWTLIDRVCSPGGTTVAGLLALEEEAFIATVVKGIDATVARDEEMKKL from the coding sequence ATGAAAATTGGATTCATTGGAACAGGAAATATGGCAGGAGCGATCGTACAAGGCATCACTGCTAAAAACTTTGTTAAGGGAAAAGACGTTTATCTGTTTGATGTTTTAACGGATAAAGTCAAAGAGTTAGCGGCTCAAGTTGATGGAAATGTTTGCTCTTCTGCTGGAGAAGTGATTGAGCAAGTAGATGCTATCGTCCTTTCAGTTAAACCAAATATTATTCAAAAAGTTGTAGAAGAAACAAAATCAGTCGTATTAAAGAAAAAACCACTATTGATTTCGATTGCTGCAGGTACAACATTGGATAAACTGGAAGGATTGGTTGGTACAAGTACATTACCGATTATTCGAGTAATGCCAAACGTTAACGCAATGATCGGTTTAGGCGCTGCGGCAGTAGCTGGAAATCAAAATACTTCAAAAGAACAGATACAATACGTTGTTGACTTGTTCAATGCAGTAGGAAAAGCGTGGGAAGTTGAAGAAAAAGACTTTTCAGCCTATACGGCTGTGGCAGGAAGTTCACCTGCCTATGCATATTTATTTATTGACAGTATTGCTCGAGCAGGAGTCAAACATGGTTTGACGAAAGAAAAAGCATTGGAATATGCGGCTCAAGCTGTTCTAGGTAGTGCTCAAATGATCTTAGATTCAGATGAAAATCCTTGGACCTTGATCGATCGTGTATGTTCTCCAGGAGGGACTACAGTTGCGGGATTACTGGCTTTGGAGGAAGAAGCATTTATTGCGACAGTAGTAAAAGGAATCGATGCGACAGTTGCTCGCGATGAGGAAATGAAAAAACTTTAA
- a CDS encoding ECF transporter S component has translation MKNTKTFTLTAMFLAILILLSAVPFLGFIPIGPINATTMHIPVIIASIILGPRIGAFLGGVFGVISMIRSTVVLSPLSFVFSPFIPVIGTNQGSWKAIVIAMVPRILIGVVPYFVFMGLKKVTKNKPTSQSISLFIAGFLGSATNTILVMNLIYFLFKDAYAETIGASGAAVYTAILTVIFTSGIVEAIVAAIATVAVTSVLLRLVKTNATQKL, from the coding sequence ATGAAAAACACAAAAACATTTACATTGACTGCGATGTTCTTAGCAATTTTGATCTTATTATCAGCAGTTCCCTTTCTGGGCTTCATTCCGATCGGTCCGATCAATGCAACGACGATGCATATTCCTGTCATTATCGCTTCGATCATTTTAGGTCCAAGAATCGGTGCTTTTCTAGGCGGTGTCTTCGGTGTAATCAGTATGATCCGCAGTACAGTAGTCTTATCTCCATTGTCGTTTGTTTTCTCACCGTTTATTCCGGTGATCGGAACAAATCAAGGCAGCTGGAAAGCGATCGTGATCGCAATGGTGCCGAGGATTTTGATCGGTGTCGTCCCTTACTTCGTCTTTATGGGGCTAAAAAAAGTAACTAAAAATAAACCAACGTCACAATCGATCAGTTTATTTATCGCAGGATTCTTAGGGTCTGCGACAAATACGATTTTAGTCATGAACTTGATTTATTTTCTCTTTAAAGATGCGTATGCGGAGACGATCGGTGCAAGCGGTGCTGCTGTGTACACTGCGATTTTGACGGTGATTTTTACAAGTGGAATCGTGGAAGCAATTGTAGCGGCGATTGCTACGGTGGCTGTAACTTCGGTTTTATTGCGGTTAGTAAAGACCAATGCTACACAGAAACTATAA
- the coaC gene encoding phosphopantothenoylcysteine decarboxylase, which produces MKTILLGVSGSISAYKSADITSQLTKLGYNVEVIMTTNSTKFITPLTLQSLSKNPVHTNVMEEIAPDKINHIELAKKADLFLVAPASANIIAKLANGIADDMLSTVALALKEEVPKMIAPAMNTYMYQNPITQRNLKTLKEVGYHEIEPREALLACGDFGRGALATVEEVVAKASELLAK; this is translated from the coding sequence ATGAAAACCATTCTGTTAGGTGTTTCAGGCAGTATTTCTGCCTATAAATCAGCGGATATCACTAGTCAATTAACGAAACTAGGCTATAATGTGGAAGTTATCATGACAACAAACAGCACCAAATTCATCACGCCTTTGACGTTGCAATCTCTTTCTAAAAACCCTGTACACACAAATGTCATGGAAGAAATTGCACCAGATAAAATCAATCATATCGAACTAGCGAAAAAAGCCGATCTATTCCTTGTAGCGCCAGCTTCTGCGAATATCATTGCTAAGCTTGCTAACGGGATCGCAGATGATATGCTTTCAACCGTTGCTTTAGCCTTGAAAGAAGAAGTACCAAAGATGATCGCACCAGCAATGAATACCTACATGTATCAAAATCCGATCACACAACGGAATCTAAAAACACTAAAAGAAGTTGGCTACCATGAAATCGAGCCTCGTGAAGCATTACTGGCTTGCGGTGATTTTGGTCGCGGCGCTTTAGCGACTGTTGAAGAAGTCGTGGCAAAAGCCAGTGAACTTTTAGCGAAATAA
- the coaB gene encoding phosphopantothenate--cysteine ligase, which translates to MNILITAGGTSEKIDNVRSITNHSTGRLGKIIAETFLAQGHHVTYVTTAQAVRPAEQEKLTIVPIETTKDLQEALLEQFDQTAFDSVIHSMAVSDFTTETTLSEEEFIEQLSAKLVELEQPTKEQLKEFLHQGLAEIGETIQDQKKIPSKTDRLLLFLKKNPKIIAMLREKQPQAIIVGFKLLVGVSEEELIQVGQTILEKNHCDFILANDLETIQGDQHKGILIDAAGQTQTAHTKAEIAQLIVENVENKWRNKK; encoded by the coding sequence ATGAATATATTGATTACTGCAGGTGGAACTTCTGAAAAAATAGACAACGTCCGTTCCATTACCAATCATTCGACTGGACGCTTAGGTAAAATCATCGCTGAAACATTTTTAGCACAAGGTCATCACGTAACCTATGTCACCACAGCACAAGCTGTCCGACCTGCTGAACAGGAAAAATTAACGATCGTTCCCATTGAAACGACGAAAGACTTACAAGAAGCGTTGCTTGAACAATTTGACCAGACCGCTTTTGACAGTGTGATCCATAGCATGGCTGTGAGCGATTTTACAACGGAAACAACCTTATCAGAAGAAGAATTTATCGAGCAGCTCTCTGCCAAATTAGTTGAGTTGGAACAACCAACGAAGGAACAGCTAAAAGAATTTTTACACCAAGGTTTAGCTGAAATTGGCGAAACGATTCAGGATCAGAAAAAGATTCCTTCAAAAACAGATCGTCTCTTGCTTTTTTTAAAGAAAAACCCTAAAATAATTGCAATGCTTCGCGAAAAACAACCGCAAGCAATAATTGTTGGTTTTAAACTTTTAGTTGGCGTTTCAGAAGAAGAGCTGATCCAAGTCGGTCAAACGATTCTTGAAAAAAATCACTGCGATTTTATTTTAGCCAATGATTTAGAAACGATCCAAGGTGATCAGCACAAAGGCATTTTGATCGATGCGGCCGGGCAAACACAAACTGCTCATACTAAAGCCGAGATCGCACAACTGATCGTCGAGAATGTCGAAAATAAATGGAGGAATAAAAAATGA
- a CDS encoding oxidoreductase: MKTFSGFIVNDIDQTFRSEVTEITTENLSAGDVTIQVAYSSVNYKDSLAAKQNGGVIRHYPMIPGIDLSGTVLSSTDARFKEGQEVLVTGYGLGVTHTGGFAQIARVPADWVVPLPTGLSLKDAMIFGTAGFTAALSVQALENHGFSQNKEATILVTGATGGVGSLSIAMLKQLGYKNIIALSRKKEAETSLKNIGASQVLLVENFLPEKIKPLAKQTIDFVIDTVGGEITAALLAQLRYSGSIAICGNAAGIRLNTTVLPFILRGINLLGIDSVNVPMEPRMAIWKRLATDLNVSQHELTQEITLEQLPNTLEQLQKGTHIGRTIIKMN; the protein is encoded by the coding sequence ATGAAAACATTTTCCGGATTTATCGTAAATGACATCGATCAAACCTTTCGATCAGAAGTAACAGAAATAACAACCGAGAATTTATCTGCGGGTGATGTAACGATCCAAGTCGCCTATTCATCGGTCAACTATAAAGATTCCTTAGCCGCAAAGCAAAATGGCGGCGTGATCCGTCACTATCCTATGATTCCAGGCATCGATCTCAGCGGCACTGTTCTCAGTTCAACCGATGCACGCTTTAAAGAAGGACAAGAGGTTTTAGTCACAGGCTATGGTCTAGGCGTGACTCATACTGGCGGCTTTGCTCAAATCGCCCGCGTACCAGCCGATTGGGTCGTTCCTTTACCTACTGGTTTAAGTCTAAAAGACGCGATGATCTTCGGAACTGCCGGTTTTACTGCGGCATTATCTGTTCAAGCACTAGAAAATCATGGGTTTAGTCAGAACAAAGAAGCGACAATTTTAGTGACAGGCGCAACAGGTGGTGTCGGCAGCTTGTCGATTGCGATGTTGAAGCAATTAGGCTATAAAAACATCATTGCATTAAGTCGAAAAAAAGAAGCGGAAACATCATTAAAGAACATCGGTGCCTCTCAAGTACTGCTTGTTGAAAATTTCCTGCCCGAAAAAATCAAGCCTCTAGCAAAACAAACCATCGATTTTGTGATCGACACTGTTGGCGGAGAGATCACGGCTGCATTATTGGCGCAATTGCGTTATAGCGGAAGCATTGCCATCTGCGGCAATGCAGCAGGTATCAGACTAAATACGACAGTCTTACCATTTATCTTACGAGGCATCAATTTGTTAGGCATCGATTCAGTCAATGTACCAATGGAGCCGCGTATGGCAATCTGGAAACGATTAGCGACAGATTTGAACGTAAGCCAACACGAACTGACACAAGAAATCACATTAGAGCAATTGCCAAATACTTTGGAGCAATTACAAAAAGGCACACACATTGGCCGCACCATCATAAAAATGAACTAA
- a CDS encoding FUSC family protein produces the protein MKFKIGMRTFKTGISVFLCILVSILLKRETYVVAAITTVFSLREDMENTLKYGKHRITGNVMGAIMSVVVIAVFSVFGRTEIVQLIFIPTIIMVMIALLASISCHEGTVGACATLLTIVFMIPSDQSYGYAFARVIDSFIGMGIALAVNYFIPLKLNRKKAVIPEDNEVAAE, from the coding sequence GTGAAGTTTAAAATTGGTATGCGTACATTTAAAACGGGGATCAGTGTGTTTCTTTGTATCCTTGTCAGTATTTTATTGAAACGTGAAACGTATGTCGTTGCGGCGATCACTACTGTATTCAGTCTGAGAGAGGACATGGAGAATACGTTAAAATACGGCAAGCATCGAATTACCGGAAACGTGATGGGGGCGATCATGTCAGTTGTTGTGATTGCGGTGTTCAGTGTATTTGGACGAACCGAGATCGTTCAGCTGATCTTTATTCCAACGATCATTATGGTGATGATCGCACTGCTTGCTTCGATCAGCTGTCATGAAGGAACGGTCGGAGCTTGTGCGACGCTTTTGACGATCGTGTTTATGATTCCTTCTGATCAGTCGTATGGCTATGCATTTGCCCGTGTCATAGATAGCTTTATTGGGATGGGAATCGCATTAGCAGTGAATTATTTTATTCCGTTAAAACTAAACAGAAAAAAGGCAGTGATTCCTGAAGACAATGAAGTCGCTGCAGAATAA
- a CDS encoding PfkB family carbohydrate kinase, whose amino-acid sequence MNIKDIAKLAGVSVSTVSKIVNQKDQSISHETRERVLKIVKEYNYAPYASSAGTPAKSWLLGVLLRSSTSLDATLDGIIQTAQKNGYSPLIFNNYDDKEQELKNITSLCKQNVDGVIWEPIDEESLSHLTHFEELAIPVLSTGENGGETSILFPYEKAAYHITQELIDQKHQKIACLLTPGRRTEAFLAGYKKCLFDNHMKLDPELIFFDFNENLNHKLNNRQITGVISSHYHKALEFYQLLHALSYKIPEDLSLISLKSERTEPLSLTELSEISTYTIRTADFGSYLCRQLINTIEKKTLESPTYFQDFSLDNRTTVSLPFNLNIPKIVVIGSINIDTYLTVPKLPDSGKTVSITGSSIYPGGKGVNQSIGAAKLGHRVSLIGKIGSDLDSDYVYNTLNQYGVETLGIKRSNHTNTGKAYIFVETSGLSTISILPGANGIFTPEDIEEKKELFENTGYCLIQTEIPLDTVAKACSMAHMYGAKTILKPSAYGNIPKDVLSEIDILIPNEDELNELCPEYATLEEKTNYLLTCGVDTIIVTLGEKGCYVKTPEWDEYIAAVDFPAIDSTGASDAFISALSSYLLYGYSLREAVRIATYAAGFCISRDGVVSSLIDKHELEAHIKQKETHLIKE is encoded by the coding sequence ATGAATATAAAAGATATCGCCAAATTAGCTGGTGTTTCGGTTTCTACTGTATCAAAAATCGTCAACCAAAAAGACCAAAGTATCAGCCATGAAACAAGAGAACGCGTGCTGAAAATCGTCAAAGAGTATAATTATGCACCTTATGCTTCTTCTGCAGGTACACCAGCAAAGTCATGGTTATTAGGCGTTTTACTCCGTTCTTCCACCTCATTGGATGCGACGTTAGATGGGATCATCCAGACCGCTCAAAAAAATGGTTACAGCCCATTGATTTTTAATAATTACGATGACAAGGAACAAGAATTAAAGAACATCACCTCTCTCTGCAAACAAAACGTCGACGGTGTCATCTGGGAGCCGATCGATGAGGAAAGTTTAAGCCATCTCACCCATTTTGAAGAATTAGCGATTCCTGTCCTAAGTACTGGAGAAAATGGTGGAGAAACATCGATTTTGTTTCCTTACGAAAAAGCAGCCTATCATATCACACAAGAGTTGATCGATCAAAAACATCAAAAAATCGCCTGTTTACTGACACCCGGCAGACGTACCGAAGCCTTCTTAGCTGGCTATAAAAAATGTTTATTCGATAATCATATGAAGCTTGACCCAGAGTTGATCTTCTTCGATTTCAATGAGAACTTAAACCATAAATTAAATAACAGACAGATCACCGGAGTGATTTCCTCTCATTATCATAAGGCATTGGAATTTTATCAGCTTCTCCATGCTTTAAGCTACAAAATTCCCGAGGATCTTTCTTTGATTTCCCTCAAAAGCGAGCGGACAGAACCACTCTCTTTAACCGAACTGTCGGAAATTTCAACCTATACGATTCGCACTGCTGATTTTGGCAGCTATCTCTGCCGTCAACTGATCAATACCATCGAAAAAAAAACATTGGAATCACCAACTTATTTTCAAGATTTTTCGTTGGATAATCGTACGACAGTCAGCTTGCCCTTCAATTTGAATATTCCTAAAATCGTAGTGATCGGAAGTATCAATATCGATACATATTTGACTGTGCCAAAACTGCCGGATAGTGGGAAAACGGTCTCGATCACAGGTTCGTCGATCTATCCTGGTGGAAAAGGGGTCAACCAATCGATCGGTGCGGCAAAGCTGGGCCATCGGGTTTCATTGATCGGCAAAATCGGCTCAGATCTAGATTCTGATTATGTCTACAATACGTTAAACCAATATGGGGTTGAAACCTTAGGCATCAAACGAAGCAATCATACCAATACAGGAAAAGCCTATATCTTTGTTGAAACGAGCGGGCTCTCAACTATCTCGATCCTTCCTGGTGCCAACGGCATTTTTACACCAGAAGATATCGAAGAGAAAAAGGAATTATTTGAAAACACTGGTTACTGTCTGATCCAGACAGAGATTCCTCTCGACACTGTAGCCAAGGCCTGCTCGATGGCCCATATGTATGGTGCAAAAACGATTCTAAAACCTTCTGCTTATGGGAATATCCCTAAAGATGTGCTATCGGAAATCGATATTTTGATTCCGAATGAAGATGAGCTGAATGAACTATGTCCTGAATATGCTACCTTGGAAGAAAAGACAAATTATTTATTGACGTGCGGCGTGGATACAATTATCGTAACATTGGGAGAAAAAGGCTGTTATGTTAAAACCCCAGAATGGGACGAATATATTGCTGCCGTTGATTTTCCCGCAATCGACAGTACAGGAGCCAGTGACGCCTTTATCAGTGCACTTTCCTCTTACTTGCTTTATGGCTACTCGTTAAGAGAGGCCGTTCGTATTGCCACTTATGCTGCCGGCTTTTGTATCTCACGTGATGGTGTGGTTTCTTCCTTGATCGACAAGCACGAATTGGAAGCACATATTAAACAAAAAGAAACACATTTAATCAAAGAATAA
- a CDS encoding ECF transporter S component: protein MKQSSFLNRIKAQFTTKSLVLIPIAVGINLIGGTLCSALKLPLFLDMIGTIIIACLSGPWVAALCGFLTNVFLTLVANPVYFPYSVVSVLCGLVTGFMVKAGLFRNVWGAMLTWLVCAFTNTVSASMITIFVYGGATGVNGSSLFTAALIATTKKIILSVLSTSMIENLVDKGIVFLIAYLLVQKIPKRFLSQYALGMNEDELDEDWL, encoded by the coding sequence ATGAAGCAGAGCAGTTTTCTAAATAGAATCAAGGCGCAGTTCACGACGAAATCGTTAGTTCTCATTCCCATAGCTGTAGGCATCAACCTGATTGGCGGAACGTTATGTTCAGCATTAAAGCTGCCTTTATTTTTAGATATGATCGGAACGATCATCATTGCTTGTCTCTCTGGACCTTGGGTTGCTGCTTTATGTGGTTTTTTGACAAATGTGTTTTTAACTTTAGTGGCAAATCCAGTGTATTTTCCTTATTCTGTCGTGAGTGTTTTATGTGGTCTTGTCACAGGCTTTATGGTCAAAGCAGGGTTGTTTCGAAATGTTTGGGGAGCAATGTTGACTTGGCTTGTATGCGCCTTCACAAATACGGTATCTGCTTCGATGATCACGATTTTTGTCTACGGCGGTGCAACGGGTGTTAATGGCAGTTCACTTTTTACAGCTGCATTGATTGCAACGACTAAGAAAATCATTCTATCGGTTTTATCGACATCTATGATCGAAAATTTGGTCGATAAAGGAATCGTTTTTCTGATCGCCTATCTTCTAGTACAAAAGATTCCAAAACGTTTCTTGAGTCAGTATGCACTTGGAATGAATGAAGATGAATTAGACGAAGACTGGTTGTGA
- a CDS encoding energy-coupling factor transporter transmembrane component T encodes MKLSNAFVEKDTMIEKINPLTKILAVFCFGLGTLLFPKLWLGFGLIICLFFIAYLGKLLKPFTRLMLGFGLPINLMLLFIQGFYGVNNKTVIADFGFAELGLEGVLYALKIVTTLLVFLGSFYLMNQTTETGKLVAAMTNSGLPPKAGYLVLATLNVVPQMQRRMNVIQEAQEARGVEIKGRLVARIKAYLPLLGPVIMSSLTDAQERGMTLETRGFGIKGVKQTSYVQVKTTKVDKIINVLLVLFLIFVILAAIWMK; translated from the coding sequence ATGAAGCTGTCAAATGCCTTTGTAGAAAAAGATACAATGATCGAAAAGATAAATCCGTTGACGAAGATCCTTGCTGTCTTTTGTTTTGGATTAGGTACGCTGTTATTTCCCAAATTATGGTTAGGGTTTGGACTTATTATCTGTTTATTTTTCATTGCTTATTTAGGGAAATTACTGAAACCGTTTACTCGTCTGATGCTGGGCTTCGGGTTGCCGATCAATTTGATGTTGCTGTTTATTCAAGGTTTTTATGGCGTAAATAATAAAACGGTCATTGCTGATTTTGGCTTTGCTGAGCTAGGTTTAGAAGGTGTGCTGTATGCGCTAAAAATAGTGACGACATTATTAGTATTTCTAGGGTCATTTTATTTGATGAATCAAACCACTGAGACAGGAAAATTGGTTGCAGCGATGACGAATAGTGGCTTACCGCCCAAAGCAGGCTATTTAGTTTTAGCAACATTGAATGTCGTACCGCAAATGCAGCGGAGAATGAATGTGATCCAAGAAGCGCAAGAAGCGAGAGGCGTCGAGATCAAAGGACGTTTAGTCGCAAGGATCAAGGCTTACCTGCCGCTTTTAGGTCCTGTGATCATGTCTTCGCTGACAGATGCACAAGAAAGAGGAATGACGCTGGAAACAAGAGGATTTGGCATTAAAGGAGTCAAGCAAACAAGCTATGTCCAAGTAAAAACAACAAAAGTAGACAAGATCATCAATGTCTTGTTGGTACTCTTTTTAATTTTTGTGATTCTAGCAGCTATCTGGATGAAGTAA
- a CDS encoding energy-coupling factor ABC transporter ATP-binding protein yields MSEPVVTVNNFSYRYNQTKTRALKNLTFQVEAGSFFCIVGGNGSGKSTLCNALVGLIPHYFVGKKAGEIIIDGLKTEAATIAELSTRIGLVFQNPFNQLSYTAGTVAEELAYGLGNRGVPRTEMLKKVETVSKLMHIDHILSKNPLELSGGQVQRVAFGSTFILEPKILVLDECTTQLDPMGSDEIFAIVKRLNQNGITVIMVDHDMERVAKNADQIMVLSEGEIQMIGNPKEVFEFLEQTDLGIEVPDYVKISRILQQKGYTKAEITWTEEETIRLVKEALKYEDPVEKPSF; encoded by the coding sequence ATGTCTGAACCCGTTGTAACAGTCAATAATTTTTCGTATAGATATAATCAAACGAAAACAAGAGCTCTGAAAAATTTGACGTTTCAGGTAGAAGCGGGCAGCTTCTTTTGTATCGTTGGCGGAAATGGCTCAGGGAAGTCAACGTTATGTAATGCACTAGTCGGCTTGATTCCTCACTATTTTGTAGGGAAAAAAGCGGGAGAAATCATCATCGATGGGCTTAAAACAGAAGCTGCGACGATCGCTGAGTTGTCTACACGAATTGGTTTAGTCTTTCAAAATCCATTCAATCAATTATCCTATACAGCGGGTACTGTTGCAGAAGAGTTAGCGTATGGCTTGGGCAATCGTGGTGTACCGAGAACAGAGATGCTCAAAAAAGTGGAGACTGTATCCAAGCTGATGCATATCGACCATATTCTTTCAAAAAATCCGCTGGAGCTATCGGGAGGCCAAGTACAGCGGGTCGCTTTTGGATCGACATTCATTTTAGAACCAAAAATCTTAGTCTTAGACGAATGTACAACACAGCTGGATCCCATGGGAAGTGACGAGATTTTTGCCATCGTGAAGCGCTTGAATCAAAATGGGATCACCGTGATCATGGTGGATCATGACATGGAACGGGTAGCAAAAAATGCGGATCAGATCATGGTTCTTTCAGAAGGTGAGATCCAAATGATTGGGAATCCAAAGGAAGTTTTTGAATTTCTGGAACAAACAGATCTTGGAATCGAAGTCCCTGATTATGTGAAAATTTCAAGAATACTTCAACAAAAGGGCTATACAAAAGCAGAGATCACATGGACGGAAGAAGAAACGATTCGTCTAGTAAAGGAGGCGCTGAAGTATGAAGATCCAGTTGAAAAACCTTCATTTTAG